From a single Pseudomonas triticicola genomic region:
- a CDS encoding FTR1 family protein, whose translation MTASSRLLAWLLFPLLSLSSLPLLADTVEGAPQALHLLDYISADYPPTVAAGKVIDDGEYREQLEFTQALQGLITALPAKPEKAALEHGVESLHAAISAKQNGADVARQARQLGAKLAVAYEVSQAPIITPDPTRGAPLYAQNCSVCHGDTGAGDGPAGVGLTPAPANLRDAARMDHLSLYAIYSTLGQGVEGTDMPAFADQLDDRQRWDLATYIAGFSADAAAAKSDKVYNIADLARQTPAEVQAAEGAEVAATFRAQRAQPPQVKRGPAQLLDYTAATLDKSLAAYRAGEHDQAYDLSVAAYLEGFELVESSLDNVDANVRKDTEKSLMAYRQSLQDGLPVEQAEQRLDAAKAKLKESAGLLGSDGLSWSLSYISGLLILLREGLEAILVLAAILAFLRNTGQQSAVRSVNVGWGLALLAGLGTWALAAYVIDVSGSQRELLEGATALFASVMVLWLGVWMHDRRHAAAWQDYIKSSLVGGGGRFGFAILAFFSVYRELFEVILFYETLWLQAGPAGHNAVLAGGATALVLLVGLAWVILRGSAKLPLTLFFSINAALLCALSVVFAGHGVKALQEAGIFGTRPVAFFEFDWLGIHADAYSLTAQVVAIVAIAVLYGRSWVAEKRRVSAA comes from the coding sequence ATGACTGCCTCGTCCCGATTGCTGGCCTGGCTGCTGTTCCCGTTATTGTCCCTGAGCAGCCTGCCGCTGCTGGCCGATACCGTGGAAGGCGCGCCGCAAGCGTTGCACCTGCTCGATTACATCAGTGCCGATTACCCGCCAACGGTCGCGGCAGGCAAAGTCATCGACGATGGCGAATACCGCGAACAGCTGGAATTCACCCAGGCTCTGCAAGGCTTGATCACTGCATTGCCAGCCAAACCGGAAAAAGCCGCGCTGGAACACGGCGTCGAGTCTTTGCACGCCGCCATCAGTGCGAAGCAGAACGGTGCCGATGTCGCCCGTCAGGCTCGACAGCTGGGGGCGAAACTGGCGGTGGCTTATGAAGTCAGCCAGGCACCGATCATCACCCCGGACCCGACACGCGGTGCGCCGTTGTATGCGCAGAACTGCTCGGTGTGCCACGGCGACACTGGCGCTGGCGACGGCCCGGCCGGTGTCGGTCTGACCCCTGCGCCAGCCAACCTGCGCGACGCTGCGCGCATGGATCACCTGAGCCTGTACGCGATCTACAGCACCCTCGGCCAGGGTGTCGAAGGCACCGACATGCCGGCGTTTGCCGATCAGCTCGATGATCGCCAGCGCTGGGATCTGGCCACCTACATCGCCGGCTTCAGTGCCGATGCGGCGGCCGCCAAGTCCGACAAGGTCTACAACATCGCCGACCTGGCCCGGCAGACCCCGGCCGAGGTGCAGGCGGCGGAGGGCGCAGAGGTCGCGGCAACGTTCCGTGCCCAGCGCGCACAACCGCCGCAGGTCAAACGCGGTCCGGCACAGTTGCTCGATTACACCGCCGCCACGCTGGACAAGAGCCTCGCGGCCTACCGCGCCGGGGAACATGATCAGGCCTATGACCTGTCGGTAGCGGCATATCTGGAAGGCTTCGAGCTGGTCGAAAGCTCGCTGGACAACGTCGATGCCAACGTGCGCAAGGACACCGAAAAATCGCTGATGGCGTACCGGCAGTCGCTGCAGGACGGTCTGCCGGTCGAACAGGCCGAACAGCGTCTCGACGCGGCCAAGGCCAAACTCAAGGAATCCGCCGGCCTGCTGGGCAGCGACGGCCTGAGCTGGTCGCTGAGTTACATCTCCGGTCTGCTGATTCTGCTGCGCGAAGGTCTGGAAGCGATTCTGGTGCTGGCGGCGATCCTCGCCTTCTTGCGCAACACCGGCCAGCAATCGGCCGTTCGCAGTGTCAACGTTGGCTGGGGCCTGGCCTTGCTGGCGGGCTTGGGCACCTGGGCGCTGGCGGCGTATGTGATCGACGTCAGCGGTTCGCAGCGTGAGTTGCTGGAAGGCGCCACCGCGCTGTTTGCCAGCGTCATGGTGCTGTGGCTCGGCGTGTGGATGCATGACCGCCGTCACGCGGCGGCCTGGCAGGATTACATCAAAAGCAGCCTGGTCGGCGGCGGTGGACGTTTCGGCTTTGCGATCCTGGCGTTCTTCTCGGTCTATCGCGAGTTGTTTGAAGTGATCCTGTTCTACGAAACCCTGTGGCTGCAGGCCGGGCCTGCCGGGCACAACGCCGTGTTGGCCGGCGGTGCGACGGCGCTGGTGCTGCTGGTCGGTCTGGCGTGGGTGATCCTGCGCGGCTCGGCAAAACTGCCGCTGACGCTGTTCTTCAGCATCAACGCCGCGCTGTTGTGCGCGTTGTCGGTGGTATTTGCCGGGCATGGTGTGAAGGCCTTGCAGGAAGCCGGGATCTTCGGCACACGGCCGGTGGCGTTCTTTGAATTCGACTGGCTGGGGATCCATGCCGATGCCTATTCGCTGACCGCGCAGGTGGTGGCGATTGTGGCGATTGCTGTGCTGTATGGGCGCAGTTGGGTGGCGGAGAAGCGCCGGGTTTCGGCTGCATAA
- a CDS encoding YaiI/YqxD family protein: MRVWIDADACPRAAKDLVVKFALKRQFEVVLVAGQPQIKPGLAIVKLIVVPSGPDAADDYLVEHAVPGELVICSDIPLADRLVKKGVAALDPRGKEFDAQNMGERLAVRNLFTDLREQGQMSGGPAPFGEREKQAFANALDRILTRLTRKP; encoded by the coding sequence ATGCGTGTATGGATCGATGCCGACGCCTGTCCGCGGGCGGCGAAGGATCTGGTGGTGAAGTTCGCGTTAAAGCGCCAGTTCGAAGTGGTGCTGGTGGCCGGGCAGCCGCAGATCAAACCGGGGCTGGCGATCGTCAAATTGATTGTCGTGCCGAGCGGGCCGGATGCGGCAGATGATTATCTGGTCGAGCATGCGGTGCCGGGCGAACTGGTGATCTGCAGCGATATTCCGCTGGCCGATCGGCTGGTGAAGAAGGGCGTGGCGGCGCTGGATCCGCGCGGCAAGGAGTTCGATGCGCAGAACATGGGCGAACGCCTGGCGGTGCGTAACCTGTTCACCGATCTCAGAGAGCAGGGCCAGATGAGCGGCGGGCCGGCGCCGTTTGGCGAGCGGGAGAAGCAGGCGTTTGCCAATGCGCTGGACCGGATTCTGACCCGGCTCACCCGCAAGCCCTGA
- the elbB gene encoding isoprenoid biosynthesis glyoxalase ElbB: MSKKVAVILSGSGVYDGAEIQESVITLLRLDQRGAQVQCFAPNIAQLHVINHLTGEEMPESRNVLVESARIARGNVKDIRDADVEDFDALIVPGGFGAAKNLSNFAIEGAGCTVQPEVLALAEAFAEAGKPVGLICISPALAAKIYGPGVTCTIGNDADTAAAMNKMGATHEECAVTEIVEDKARKLVTTPAYMLAQTISEAASGINKLVDRVLELTHENDA; the protein is encoded by the coding sequence ATGAGCAAAAAAGTTGCAGTGATCCTGTCCGGCAGTGGCGTGTACGACGGCGCCGAAATCCAGGAAAGTGTCATCACCCTGCTGCGCCTCGACCAGCGCGGCGCACAGGTGCAGTGCTTCGCGCCGAACATCGCGCAATTGCATGTGATCAACCACCTGACCGGCGAAGAAATGCCGGAATCGCGCAACGTGCTGGTGGAATCGGCGCGCATTGCCCGGGGCAACGTCAAGGATATCCGCGACGCCGACGTCGAAGACTTCGATGCGCTGATCGTGCCCGGCGGTTTCGGCGCAGCGAAGAACCTGTCGAACTTCGCCATCGAAGGCGCCGGCTGCACCGTGCAACCCGAAGTGCTGGCCCTGGCCGAAGCATTTGCCGAAGCGGGCAAGCCGGTCGGACTGATCTGCATCTCCCCTGCGCTGGCGGCAAAAATCTATGGCCCGGGCGTGACCTGCACCATCGGCAACGACGCCGACACCGCTGCGGCCATGAACAAGATGGGCGCCACCCACGAAGAGTGCGCTGTGACCGAAATCGTCGAAGACAAGGCGCGCAAACTGGTCACCACCCCAGCGTACATGCTGGCGCAGACCATCAGTGAAGCGGCTTCGGGGATCAACAAACTGGTCGACCGCGTGCTCGAACTGACTCACGAAAACGACGCTTGA
- a CDS encoding DedA family protein produces the protein MLQQFLHDFGYFALFLGTFFEGETILVLAGFLAFRGYMDINLVVVVAFFGSYAGDQLWYFLGRKHGRKLLARKPRWQMMGDRALEHIRKHPDIWVLSFRFVYGLRTVMPVAIGLSGYPPGRYLLLNGIGAAIWATALAAAAYHFGAVLEGMLGSIKKYELWVLGALLILGLGLWLRRRFKNAQLAKKIYQDEQLAKAAEAEQLRQAETTPPAEPKTPAE, from the coding sequence ATGCTCCAACAATTTCTGCACGACTTTGGCTACTTTGCCTTGTTTCTCGGCACGTTCTTCGAAGGCGAAACCATTCTGGTGCTCGCAGGCTTCCTTGCGTTCCGTGGATACATGGACATCAATCTGGTGGTGGTCGTGGCGTTCTTCGGCAGTTATGCCGGCGATCAGCTGTGGTACTTCCTGGGGCGCAAGCACGGGCGCAAATTGCTTGCGCGCAAACCGCGCTGGCAGATGATGGGCGACCGCGCGCTGGAGCACATCCGCAAACATCCGGACATCTGGGTCCTGAGCTTCCGCTTCGTTTACGGCCTGCGCACGGTGATGCCGGTGGCGATCGGCCTGTCCGGTTATCCGCCGGGGCGTTATCTGCTGCTCAACGGCATCGGCGCGGCAATCTGGGCCACCGCCCTGGCTGCGGCGGCTTATCACTTCGGCGCAGTGCTGGAAGGCATGCTCGGCAGCATCAAGAAGTACGAGCTGTGGGTGCTCGGCGCCTTGCTGATCCTCGGCCTGGGCCTGTGGCTACGACGCCGCTTCAAGAATGCGCAACTGGCGAAGAAAATCTATCAGGACGAGCAACTCGCCAAGGCCGCCGAGGCAGAGCAGTTGCGCCAGGCCGAAACGACCCCTCCTGCCGAGCCGAAAACGCCAGCCGAATAA
- the hemB gene encoding porphobilinogen synthase, whose product MSFTPANRLFPATRLRRNRRDDFSRRLVRENVLTVDDLILPVFVLDGENRREAVASMPGVERLTIDLLLEEAAKWVELGIPALALFPVTPPELKSLDAAEAWNPEGIAQRATRALRERFPELGVITDVALDPFTTHGQDGILDEDGYVQNDITVDALVRQALSHAEAGAQVVAPSDMMDGRIQAIREALEIAGHVNVRIMAYSAKYASAYYGPFRDAVGSASNLGKANKASYQMDPANSDEALHEVGADLSEGADMVMVKPGMPYLDILFRVKDAFKVPTFVYQVSGEYAMHMAAIQNGWLSEAVILESLTAFKRAGADGILTYFAVRAAQLLREQK is encoded by the coding sequence GTGAGCTTTACCCCCGCCAATCGTCTGTTCCCTGCCACTCGTCTGCGCCGCAATCGTCGTGATGATTTTTCGCGGCGGCTGGTGCGTGAAAACGTATTGACGGTCGATGACCTGATCCTGCCGGTGTTCGTGCTCGACGGTGAAAACCGCCGCGAAGCCGTGGCCTCGATGCCGGGCGTCGAGCGACTGACCATTGATCTGCTGCTTGAAGAAGCGGCGAAATGGGTCGAGCTGGGCATTCCGGCGCTGGCTCTGTTCCCGGTCACCCCGCCTGAGCTGAAATCCCTCGATGCCGCCGAAGCCTGGAATCCCGAAGGCATCGCCCAGCGCGCCACTCGCGCCCTGCGCGAGCGTTTCCCGGAGCTGGGCGTGATCACTGACGTCGCGCTGGACCCGTTCACCACCCACGGTCAGGACGGCATTCTCGACGAAGACGGCTACGTGCAGAACGACATCACTGTCGATGCGCTGGTGCGTCAGGCGTTGTCCCACGCCGAAGCCGGCGCGCAGGTGGTGGCGCCTTCGGACATGATGGACGGCCGCATCCAGGCGATTCGTGAGGCGCTGGAAATTGCCGGCCACGTCAACGTGCGCATCATGGCCTACTCGGCCAAATACGCCAGCGCCTACTACGGCCCTTTCCGCGATGCCGTGGGTTCGGCGTCGAACCTGGGCAAGGCCAACAAGGCCTCTTATCAGATGGACCCGGCCAACAGCGACGAAGCGCTGCACGAAGTCGGTGCCGACTTGTCCGAAGGTGCGGACATGGTCATGGTCAAGCCGGGCATGCCCTACCTGGACATTCTTTTTCGCGTCAAAGATGCCTTCAAGGTGCCGACCTTCGTCTATCAGGTCAGTGGCGAATACGCCATGCACATGGCCGCTATCCAGAATGGCTGGTTGAGCGAAGCGGTGATCCTCGAGTCACTGACCGCCTTTAAACGTGCCGGTGCAGATGGCATCCTGACTTACTTTGCCGTTCGTGCCGCTCAATTGTTACGAGAGCAGAAATAG
- the ppk1 gene encoding polyphosphate kinase 1 produces MNTEGLTEVAVKEAQPVVEQITETPPELEPAPPAPVAETAVAVPAIAIPGLDDSSLYIHRELSQLQFNIRVLEQALDESYPLLERLKFLLIFSSNLDEFFEIRVAGLKKQITFAREQAGADGLQPHQALARISELVHGHVDRQYAILNDILLPELEKHQVRFIRRRNWTTKLKTWVRRYFRDEIAPIITPIGLDPTHPFPLLVNKSLNFIVELEGIDAFGRDSGLAIIPAPRLLPRIIKVPEEVGGAGDNYVFLSSMIHAHADDLFQGMKVKGCYQFRLTRNADLALDSEDVEDLARALRGELFSRRYGDAVRLEVADTCPKHLSDYLLKQFNLSETELYQVNGPVNLTRLFSITGLDSHPELQYTPFTPQIPKLLQNSENIFSVVSKQDILLLHPFESFTPVVDLLRQAAKDPHVLAVRQTLYRSGANSEIVDALVDAARNGKEVTAVIELRARFDEESNLQLASRLQAAGAVVIYGVVGFKTHAKMMLILRREAGEIVRYAHLGTGNYHAGNAKLYTDYSLLTSDDALCEDVGKLFSQLIGMGKTLRMKKLLHAPFTLKKGMLDMIARETQFALEGKPAHIIAKFNSLTDPKIIRALYKASQSGVRIDLVVRGMCCLRPGIAGVSHNIHVRSIIGRFLEHTRVFYFLNGGDEQMFLSSADWMERNLDKRVETCFPVEGKKLLTRVKKELELYLTDNTHSWSLQSDGRYIRNTPTGNQNPRSAQATLLERLGSPILPVSS; encoded by the coding sequence ATGAATACCGAAGGACTCACTGAAGTTGCCGTAAAAGAAGCTCAGCCGGTGGTCGAGCAAATCACCGAAACCCCGCCGGAACTGGAGCCTGCGCCACCCGCGCCGGTTGCCGAAACCGCTGTGGCGGTACCGGCGATCGCCATTCCCGGCCTGGATGACAGCAGCCTGTACATCCACCGCGAGCTTTCGCAATTGCAGTTCAACATCCGCGTGCTGGAACAGGCGCTGGACGAGTCCTACCCGTTGCTGGAGCGTCTGAAGTTCCTGCTGATCTTCTCCAGCAACCTCGACGAATTCTTCGAAATCCGCGTCGCCGGGCTGAAAAAGCAGATCACTTTTGCCCGCGAACAGGCCGGCGCTGACGGCTTGCAGCCGCATCAGGCGCTGGCGCGGATCAGCGAACTGGTCCACGGTCACGTTGACCGCCAGTACGCGATCCTCAACGACATCCTCCTGCCGGAGCTGGAAAAGCATCAGGTGCGCTTCATCCGTCGGCGCAACTGGACGACCAAGCTCAAGACCTGGGTCCGCCGCTATTTCCGCGACGAGATCGCGCCGATCATCACCCCGATCGGCCTCGACCCGACGCACCCGTTCCCGCTGCTGGTGAACAAGAGCCTGAACTTCATCGTCGAGCTCGAAGGCATCGACGCCTTCGGGCGCGACTCCGGTCTGGCGATCATTCCGGCGCCGCGCCTGCTGCCACGGATCATCAAGGTGCCGGAAGAAGTCGGCGGCGCCGGCGACAACTATGTGTTCCTGTCGTCGATGATCCACGCCCACGCCGATGACCTGTTCCAGGGCATGAAGGTAAAAGGCTGCTACCAGTTCCGTCTGACCCGCAACGCCGACCTGGCGCTCGATTCCGAAGACGTCGAAGACCTCGCCCGCGCCCTGCGTGGCGAGTTGTTCTCGCGGCGTTACGGTGACGCGGTGCGTCTGGAAGTCGCCGACACTTGCCCGAAACACCTCTCGGACTATCTGCTCAAGCAGTTCAACCTGAGCGAGACCGAGCTCTATCAGGTCAACGGCCCGGTCAACCTGACGCGCCTGTTCAGCATCACCGGTCTGGACAGCCATCCGGAGCTGCAATACACGCCGTTCACCCCGCAGATCCCGAAACTGCTGCAAAACAGCGAAAACATCTTCAGTGTGGTCAGCAAGCAGGACATCCTCTTGCTGCACCCGTTCGAGTCGTTCACCCCGGTGGTCGACTTGCTGCGTCAGGCCGCGAAAGACCCGCACGTGCTCGCCGTTCGCCAGACCCTGTACCGCTCCGGCGCCAACTCCGAGATCGTCGATGCGCTGGTGGATGCCGCGCGTAACGGCAAGGAAGTCACCGCGGTGATCGAGCTGCGTGCGCGCTTCGACGAAGAATCCAACCTGCAACTGGCCAGCCGTCTGCAAGCGGCCGGTGCGGTGGTGATCTACGGCGTGGTCGGCTTCAAGACCCACGCCAAGATGATGTTGATCCTGCGCCGTGAGGCTGGCGAGATCGTCCGTTATGCGCATCTCGGTACCGGCAACTACCACGCCGGTAACGCCAAGCTTTACACCGACTACAGCCTGCTGACCTCCGACGACGCTTTGTGCGAAGACGTCGGCAAACTGTTCAGCCAGTTGATCGGCATGGGCAAGACGCTGCGCATGAAAAAGCTGCTGCATGCGCCGTTCACCCTGAAGAAGGGCATGCTCGACATGATTGCCCGCGAAACCCAGTTCGCCCTCGAAGGCAAACCGGCGCACATCATCGCCAAGTTCAACTCGCTGACCGATCCGAAGATCATCCGCGCGCTGTACAAGGCCAGCCAGTCCGGCGTGCGCATCGATCTGGTGGTGCGCGGCATGTGCTGCCTGCGTCCGGGCATCGCCGGGGTCTCGCACAACATTCATGTGCGCTCGATCATTGGCCGCTTCCTCGAGCACACGCGGGTGTTCTACTTCCTCAACGGCGGCGACGAGCAGATGTTCCTTTCCAGTGCCGACTGGATGGAGCGCAACCTCGACAAGCGCGTCGAGACTTGCTTCCCGGTGGAAGGCAAGAAGCTGCTGACCCGCGTCAAGAAGGAGCTGGAGCTGTACCTGACCGACAACACCCACAGCTGGAGCCTGCAGTCGGACGGCCGCTACATCCGCAACACGCCAACCGGCAACCAGAACCCGCGCAGTGCGCAGGCGACTTTGCTGGAGCGGTTGGGCAGCCCGATACTGCCTGTCAGCAGTTAA
- the ppx gene encoding exopolyphosphatase codes for MPQSQAKNLSLIAAIDLGSNSFHMVVAKAQNGEIRILERLGEKVQLAAGIDDARQLNEESMQRGLDCLKRFAQLINGMPLGAVRIVGTNALREARNRGEFIRRAEEILGHTVEVISGREEARLIYLGVSHTLADTPGKRLVADIGGGSTEFIIGQRFEPLLRESLQMGCVSFTQRYFKDGKITPARYAQAYTAARLEIMSIEHALHRLTWDEAIGSSGTIRAIGLALKAGGHGSGEVNAEGLAWLKRKLFKLGDADKIDFEGIKPDRRAIFPAGLAILEAIFDALELQRMDHCEGALREGVLYDLLGRHHHEDVRERTLTSLMERYHVDLEQAARVERKALHAFDQVAVDWELDDGIWRELLGWAAKVHEVGLDIAHYHYHKHGAYLIEHSDLAGFSREDQQMLALLVRGHRRNIPKDKFAEFGDEGIKLIRLCVLLRFAILFHHIRGTQAMPQVVLHANGDHLDVEFPENWLDENQLTQADFGLEADWLTRVGIVLTVH; via the coding sequence ATGCCGCAATCCCAAGCCAAGAATCTGTCCCTGATCGCCGCAATCGACCTGGGCTCCAACAGCTTTCACATGGTCGTGGCCAAGGCCCAGAACGGCGAAATCCGCATCCTCGAGCGCCTCGGCGAGAAGGTGCAACTGGCCGCCGGCATCGACGACGCGCGCCAGCTCAACGAAGAATCGATGCAGCGCGGCCTCGATTGCCTCAAGCGCTTTGCGCAACTGATCAACGGTATGCCGCTCGGTGCCGTGCGCATCGTCGGCACCAACGCCCTGCGTGAAGCGCGCAACCGTGGCGAGTTCATCCGCCGCGCCGAGGAAATCCTCGGCCACACGGTTGAAGTCATCTCCGGCCGTGAAGAAGCGCGCCTGATTTATCTCGGGGTTTCGCACACACTCGCTGACACCCCGGGCAAACGTTTGGTCGCCGATATCGGCGGCGGCAGTACCGAATTCATCATCGGCCAGCGCTTCGAGCCGTTGCTGCGCGAAAGCCTGCAAATGGGCTGCGTGAGTTTCACCCAGCGCTACTTCAAGGACGGCAAGATCACCCCGGCGCGCTACGCCCAGGCCTACACGGCGGCGCGCCTGGAAATCATGAGCATCGAGCACGCCCTGCATCGCCTGACCTGGGATGAAGCCATCGGCTCCTCCGGTACGATTCGCGCCATCGGCCTGGCCCTGAAGGCTGGCGGCCACGGCAGCGGCGAGGTCAACGCCGAAGGTCTGGCATGGCTCAAGCGCAAGCTGTTCAAGCTCGGCGACGCCGACAAGATCGATTTCGAAGGCATCAAGCCTGACCGCCGCGCGATCTTCCCGGCGGGCCTGGCGATTCTCGAAGCGATTTTCGATGCCCTCGAACTGCAACGCATGGACCATTGCGAAGGCGCGCTGCGTGAAGGTGTGCTCTACGACCTGCTCGGCCGCCATCATCACGAAGACGTGCGTGAACGCACCTTGACCTCGCTGATGGAGCGCTATCACGTCGATCTGGAACAGGCGGCGCGGGTCGAGCGCAAGGCCCTGCACGCCTTCGATCAGGTTGCCGTCGACTGGGAGCTGGATGACGGCATCTGGCGCGAACTGCTCGGCTGGGCGGCGAAGGTCCACGAAGTCGGCCTCGACATCGCTCACTATCACTACCACAAGCACGGTGCCTACCTGATCGAGCACTCCGATCTGGCCGGCTTCTCCCGCGAGGATCAGCAGATGCTCGCGCTATTGGTGCGCGGGCACCGGCGCAATATTCCCAAGGACAAGTTTGCCGAATTCGGGGATGAAGGCATCAAGCTGATTCGCCTGTGCGTGCTGCTGCGGTTCGCCATTCTGTTCCATCACATTCGCGGAACCCAGGCGATGCCGCAGGTGGTGCTGCATGCCAATGGCGATCATCTCGATGTGGAATTCCCGGAGAACTGGCTGGACGAAAATCAGCTGACCCAGGCGGATTTCGGGCTGGAGGCGGACTGGTTGACGCGGGTGGGGATTGTTCTCACGGTGCACTGA
- a CDS encoding amino acid ABC transporter ATP-binding protein, with product MPLLRISALHKYYGDHHVLKGIDLSVEEGQVVAIIGRSGSGKSTLLRTLNGLESINDGVIEVDGEYLDAARADLRSLRQKVGMVFQQFNLFPHLTVGENVMLAPQVVQKVPKAKAAELAREMLERVGLGEKFDAFPDRLSGGQQQRVAIARALAMSPKVLLCDEITSALDPELVNEVLSVVRQLAKEGMTLIMVTHEMRFAREVGDKLVFMHHGKVHEVGDPKVLFANPQTAELANFIGTVEATA from the coding sequence ATGCCTCTGCTTAGAATTTCCGCCCTGCATAAATATTACGGCGATCACCACGTACTCAAAGGCATCGACCTCAGCGTCGAGGAAGGCCAGGTCGTGGCGATCATCGGCCGCAGCGGCTCGGGCAAATCGACTCTGTTGCGCACACTCAACGGCCTGGAGTCGATCAACGACGGCGTGATCGAAGTCGACGGCGAATACCTCGACGCCGCCCGCGCTGATCTGCGCAGCCTGCGGCAGAAGGTCGGCATGGTCTTCCAGCAATTCAACCTGTTCCCGCACCTGACCGTCGGGGAGAACGTCATGCTCGCGCCGCAAGTGGTGCAAAAAGTACCCAAGGCCAAGGCTGCCGAACTGGCGCGGGAAATGCTCGAGCGAGTCGGGCTCGGGGAGAAATTCGATGCCTTTCCGGACCGCTTGTCCGGCGGTCAGCAGCAGCGGGTGGCGATCGCCCGGGCTTTGGCGATGTCGCCGAAGGTGTTGCTGTGCGATGAAATCACTTCGGCACTGGACCCGGAATTGGTCAATGAAGTGCTCAGCGTGGTGCGGCAATTGGCCAAGGAAGGCATGACGCTGATCATGGTCACCCACGAGATGCGCTTTGCCCGGGAAGTCGGCGATAAATTGGTCTTCATGCACCACGGTAAAGTCCATGAGGTGGGCGATCCGAAGGTGTTGTTTGCCAATCCGCAGACGGCCGAGCTGGCGAACTTTATTGGCACGGTGGAGGCGACAGCCTGA
- a CDS encoding amino acid ABC transporter permease — MSDFTFWDILRNLLTGLQWTLALSLVAFIGGGLVGLLILLMRISKNTLPSSIARTWIELFQGTPLLMQLFLVFFGVALAGIEISPWMAAAIALTLFTSAYLAEIWRGCVEAIPHGQWEASSSLALNPLEQLRYVILPQALRIAVAPTVGFSVQVVKGTAVTSIIGFTELTKTGGMLANATFEPFMVYGLVALGYFLLCYPLSLSARYLERRLHASA; from the coding sequence ATGAGCGATTTCACTTTCTGGGACATCCTGCGCAACCTGCTCACCGGCCTGCAATGGACGCTGGCGCTGTCGTTGGTGGCATTCATCGGCGGCGGCCTCGTCGGCCTGCTGATTCTGCTGATGCGCATCTCCAAGAACACCCTGCCCAGCAGCATCGCCCGCACCTGGATCGAGCTGTTTCAGGGCACGCCGCTGTTGATGCAGCTGTTTCTGGTGTTCTTCGGTGTGGCGCTGGCCGGGATCGAGATTTCGCCGTGGATGGCCGCCGCGATCGCTTTGACCTTGTTCACCAGCGCCTATCTGGCGGAGATCTGGCGCGGTTGCGTCGAGGCCATTCCCCACGGTCAGTGGGAAGCCTCGTCGAGCCTGGCGCTCAATCCGCTGGAGCAATTGCGCTACGTGATTCTGCCGCAAGCGCTGCGCATCGCCGTGGCGCCGACCGTGGGCTTCTCGGTGCAAGTGGTCAAGGGCACAGCGGTGACCTCGATCATCGGCTTCACCGAACTGACCAAGACCGGCGGCATGCTCGCCAACGCCACGTTCGAACCGTTCATGGTCTACGGCCTCGTCGCCCTCGGCTACTTCCTGCTCTGCTACCCCTTGTCCCTCAGTGCGCGCTACCTGGAAAGGAGACTGCATGCCTCTGCTTAG
- a CDS encoding amino acid ABC transporter permease: MAYQFDFLPVVENTDLLLRGALFTLELTAIGALLGVGVGIVGALVRAWQIRPFSAIFGVYVELIRNTPFLVQLFFIFFGLPSLGMQISEWQAAVLAMVINLGAYSTEIIRAGIQAIPRGQLEAAAALAMTRFEAFRHVVLLPALGKVWPALSSQIIIVMLGSAVCSQIATEELSFAANFIQSRNFRAFETYALTTLIYLCMALLIRQLLNWFGRRFIARSSQ; this comes from the coding sequence ATGGCTTATCAGTTCGATTTTTTGCCGGTGGTGGAAAACACCGACCTGCTGCTGCGCGGCGCGCTGTTCACCCTTGAGCTGACCGCCATCGGCGCGCTGCTCGGGGTTGGCGTCGGGATTGTCGGGGCGCTGGTGCGGGCGTGGCAGATCCGCCCGTTCTCGGCGATCTTCGGCGTCTACGTCGAGTTGATCCGCAACACGCCGTTTCTGGTGCAACTGTTCTTCATCTTCTTCGGCCTGCCATCGCTCGGCATGCAGATCTCCGAGTGGCAGGCGGCGGTGCTGGCGATGGTGATCAACCTTGGCGCCTATTCGACCGAAATCATCCGCGCCGGCATCCAAGCGATTCCGCGCGGGCAGCTGGAAGCGGCTGCGGCATTGGCGATGACCCGCTTCGAAGCGTTCCGCCACGTCGTCCTGCTGCCGGCGCTGGGCAAGGTCTGGCCGGCGCTGAGCAGCCAGATCATCATTGTCATGCTCGGTTCGGCGGTGTGTTCGCAGATCGCCACGGAAGAATTGAGCTTCGCCGCCAACTTCATTCAGTCGCGCAACTTCCGCGCCTTTGAAACCTACGCGCTGACCACCCTGATCTACCTGTGCATGGCGCTGCTGATCCGCCAATTGCTCAACTGGTTCGGCCGGCGGTTCATTGCGAGGAGCAGCCAATGA